From the genome of Streptomyces sp. NBC_01116, one region includes:
- a CDS encoding glycosyltransferase family 39 protein, which translates to MSLAVLAPTPAPAAGFPGRPPTDRPSSVSMRALAVIAPAALALALGLWGIRRQNTMWGDEAVTYRLAQRELHQLWETVQQVDLVHALYYAVMHVVFDVFGTGLFSLRFPSVLAMAAAAGGVGLLGSRLAGPRAGVSAGLVFALLPQVQKYAQEGRSYAMVCALIVWATCALVVSSSRRDRWRWSVYGFAMLLACLLHEFAVLALAAHGVTLIVSRPSKAVLKAWSVTAAGVVAALLPLAIVSAGQSEQVSWIGEPVRPYPWLAAVVVGLVCTRAPLRSQGTIQLTALAAPLLVLPGALLLIVSLVKPIFVDRYVLFSDIGLALLLGAFLEYVHRLPRYSWTVYVAVPAALVALAPLSSSLRTPQSRSNDATAIAAAVRTEGRPGDGLLYLSGQQRTLTAADPDDTRLLVDIALARDPVASNTLAGIERPAPEIAARMKRFDRIVVVRAVGMHKPGNPREQAKRDTLRRHFRAHTTNEVNGARVTLYTRIHPE; encoded by the coding sequence ATGTCGCTCGCTGTACTTGCGCCCACCCCGGCCCCCGCCGCCGGTTTCCCGGGGCGGCCGCCCACTGACCGGCCGTCCTCCGTCTCGATGAGGGCCTTGGCCGTCATCGCCCCCGCGGCACTGGCCCTTGCTCTGGGACTCTGGGGCATCCGCAGGCAGAACACGATGTGGGGGGACGAGGCCGTTACCTACCGGCTCGCGCAACGAGAGTTGCACCAGCTGTGGGAGACGGTGCAGCAGGTCGACCTCGTCCACGCCCTGTACTACGCAGTGATGCACGTCGTCTTCGACGTATTCGGCACCGGGCTGTTCTCCCTGCGGTTTCCGTCCGTACTGGCCATGGCCGCTGCGGCGGGTGGAGTGGGTCTTCTCGGATCGCGTCTGGCGGGACCTCGTGCCGGGGTTTCGGCCGGGCTCGTGTTCGCTCTCCTCCCTCAGGTGCAGAAGTACGCGCAGGAGGGCCGGTCCTACGCCATGGTCTGCGCACTGATCGTCTGGGCGACCTGTGCCCTGGTGGTCAGCTCGTCACGGCGCGATCGTTGGCGGTGGTCCGTGTACGGCTTCGCCATGCTCCTGGCCTGCCTGCTCCACGAGTTCGCGGTTCTGGCCCTTGCCGCACACGGTGTCACGCTGATCGTCTCGCGCCCTTCGAAGGCCGTGCTGAAGGCGTGGAGCGTCACCGCTGCCGGCGTGGTAGCAGCGCTGTTGCCGCTGGCGATCGTCAGCGCGGGGCAGTCGGAGCAGGTGTCCTGGATCGGCGAACCGGTGCGCCCCTACCCCTGGCTGGCTGCGGTGGTTGTCGGGCTCGTGTGCACACGAGCACCCCTGCGGAGCCAAGGGACCATCCAGCTGACCGCACTCGCTGCGCCGCTTCTCGTGCTTCCGGGTGCCCTGCTGCTGATCGTCTCCCTGGTTAAGCCGATCTTCGTGGACCGTTATGTCCTCTTCAGCGACATCGGGCTCGCCCTCCTGCTGGGCGCCTTCCTGGAGTACGTCCACAGGCTGCCGCGATACTCCTGGACCGTGTACGTCGCCGTGCCCGCGGCTCTGGTCGCGCTCGCACCGCTGAGCAGCTCGCTGAGGACACCCCAGAGCCGGAGCAACGACGCCACAGCCATCGCCGCCGCCGTCCGCACGGAAGGCCGCCCCGGCGACGGGCTGCTCTACCTTTCCGGTCAGCAACGGACGCTGACCGCCGCCGACCCCGACGACACCCGCCTCCTGGTCGATATCGCCCTGGCGCGGGACCCCGTGGCATCGAACACCCTCGCGGGTATCGAGCGCCCCGCCCCCGAGATCGCCGCACGTATGAAACGGTTCGACCGGATCGTCGTGGTGAGGGCCGTAGGAATGCACAAGCCCGGGAATCCGCGAGAACAAGCGAAAAGGGACACTCTGCGTCGCCACTTCCGTGCGCACACGACGAACGAGGTCAACGGCGCGAGAGTGACGCTATATACCCGAATACACCCGGAATGA
- a CDS encoding dihydrodipicolinate reductase codes for MSAIEKSPRIAVHGLGAMGLEIVRILHGRGANIVAAIVRPGSDKGGRDLGELAGVGPLGLPARGDAEQALHEAAPDIVIVTVSTYLDDAQYEIFSAAVRAGANVITLAEEMLYPFATDNPRARALDTLAERHQVTVTGTGHQDAYWVNLISVLAGSTHDLGSVSGRLSWNVDDFGRALAEQQRVNATAEEFAVWQAAAERAPTFGHYSLHALAATIGLTPRGTVVTTTEPVIAQHGTHSKALGATVPRGRLLGYTDTDTLHTTEGVTLSISSQGSVYGEGERDYNEWSLADSSGLPTLHLRNSDLNTAHTTCATLVNRIPDVIDAEPGIVTVDRLPQLRHRSLRRPA; via the coding sequence ATGTCCGCGATTGAGAAGAGCCCGCGCATCGCCGTCCACGGACTCGGCGCCATGGGGCTGGAGATCGTCAGGATCCTGCACGGCCGGGGTGCGAACATTGTCGCGGCAATCGTCCGGCCCGGGTCCGACAAGGGCGGGCGGGACCTGGGTGAGCTCGCGGGTGTCGGCCCACTCGGATTACCTGCCCGGGGCGATGCCGAGCAGGCCCTGCACGAGGCCGCCCCGGACATCGTGATCGTCACCGTCAGCACCTACCTCGATGACGCCCAGTACGAGATCTTCTCTGCCGCGGTCAGGGCCGGGGCGAATGTGATCACGCTCGCCGAGGAGATGCTCTACCCTTTCGCCACGGACAACCCGCGCGCCCGCGCCCTGGACACCCTGGCAGAGCGGCACCAGGTGACCGTGACCGGCACAGGGCACCAGGACGCCTACTGGGTCAACCTCATCAGCGTGCTGGCAGGCTCGACCCACGACCTGGGGAGCGTGAGCGGACGGCTCTCCTGGAACGTCGACGACTTCGGCCGCGCCCTCGCGGAACAACAGCGCGTCAACGCGACCGCCGAGGAGTTCGCCGTATGGCAAGCGGCCGCCGAACGGGCACCGACCTTCGGCCATTACTCCCTCCACGCCCTGGCAGCCACCATCGGCCTGACCCCGCGCGGAACCGTGGTCACCACGACCGAGCCGGTGATCGCCCAACACGGCACCCATTCCAAGGCCCTCGGAGCGACCGTGCCGCGGGGAAGGCTTCTGGGCTACACCGACACCGACACCCTGCACACAACCGAAGGCGTCACCCTGTCCATCAGCTCACAGGGATCGGTCTACGGCGAGGGTGAGAGGGACTACAACGAGTGGAGCCTGGCGGACTCGTCCGGACTGCCGACACTCCATCTGCGCAACAGCGATCTGAACACCGCGCACACCACCTGTGCGACGCTCGTCAACCGAATCCCGGACGTGATCGACGCGGAGCCGGGCATCGTCACGGTTGACCGACTGCCGCAGCTGCGCCATCGGAGCCTGCGCCGCCCGGCCTGA
- a CDS encoding IS630 family transposase, with the protein MMLLASAGGNRVPVIAQLVAADEDTVRDVIHRFNEIGLACLDPRRAGGRPRLLSDDDEDFVVQTATTRPTKLGEPFTRWSLRKLVAYLRTVHGRVIRIGREALRGLLARCGVTFQPTKTWKESTDPDREAKLDRIEHVLDRFPDRVFAFDEFGPLGIRPIAGSGWASQGRPDRIPATYHRTHGVRYFHGCYSVGDDRLWGVNRRRKGAVNTLAALKSIRAARYDGAPIYVIMDNLSAHKGTDIRRWAKKNKVELCFTPTYASWANPVEAHFGPLRQFTIANSNHPNHTVQTRALHAYLRWRNANARHRDVLAAERKERARIRSEKGIRRGGRPLNTAA; encoded by the coding sequence ATGATGCTGCTGGCCTCGGCCGGCGGGAATCGGGTGCCGGTGATCGCCCAGCTGGTGGCGGCCGACGAGGACACCGTGCGCGATGTGATCCACCGGTTCAACGAGATCGGCCTGGCCTGCCTGGACCCTCGGCGGGCGGGAGGCCGTCCCCGCCTGCTCAGCGATGACGACGAGGACTTCGTCGTCCAGACGGCCACCACCCGCCCCACCAAGCTCGGCGAGCCTTTCACTCGCTGGTCGCTACGCAAACTCGTCGCCTACCTGCGCACAGTCCACGGCCGAGTGATCCGCATCGGCCGCGAGGCATTACGCGGCTTGCTCGCCCGCTGTGGAGTCACCTTCCAGCCAACCAAGACCTGGAAGGAATCCACCGACCCCGACCGCGAGGCGAAGCTGGACCGGATCGAGCACGTCCTGGACCGTTTCCCCGACCGGGTCTTCGCGTTCGACGAGTTCGGCCCACTCGGGATCCGGCCCATCGCAGGCTCGGGCTGGGCCAGCCAAGGGCGCCCCGACCGGATCCCTGCCACTTACCACCGCACCCACGGGGTCCGGTATTTCCACGGCTGCTACTCGGTCGGCGACGACCGCCTGTGGGGTGTCAACCGCCGCAGGAAAGGTGCCGTGAACACGCTGGCCGCCCTGAAGTCGATCCGCGCCGCCCGATACGACGGAGCACCGATCTACGTGATCATGGACAACCTGTCCGCCCACAAGGGCACTGACATCCGCCGCTGGGCGAAGAAGAACAAGGTCGAGTTGTGCTTCACCCCGACCTACGCCTCCTGGGCGAACCCGGTCGAAGCCCACTTCGGACCGCTGAGGCAGTTCACCATCGCCAACTCGAATCACCCGAACCACACCGTCCAGACCCGGGCCCTGCATGCCTACCTCCGCTGGCGCAACGCTAACGCCCGTCACCGCGATGTCCTGGCCGCCGAGCGCAAGGAACGCGCCCGCATACGAAGCGAGAAGGGCATCCGTCGGGGCGGACGCCCCCTCAACACCGCAGCCTGA
- a CDS encoding acyl-CoA dehydrogenase — MTVSQIPNSASASAALADVLFAGQLGATHDRWRRLFSSAEFRFEEGLTHRERIDLSYDRLRLVNEAVEAPQALANDPVELTAIHEWAGAVDPGMATIVAIHYNLFFGSLVDHEAAGRDLGEYVRAGRIGTFLCTEVAHGNDAAHMETTATYDRATREFVLNTPTPAAAKFMPNTGPAGGAKGAVVAARLIVDGTDHGVFLFLTPLSDGDGSPLPGVEVRPLPQTASSPVDHCATTFHHVRLPHSALLQGDHGHLTPGGEFTSALGSPRRRFLQSIGRVTMGKLCMTAHSLGVMRHALDIAMRYAHTRITSGMTNGQRVPLIAHRGHHTPLLDAVATTYAATLLQRSVVRQWDRATGEEREAYERLTAISKAWITWRARAVMTECRERCGAQGLIQANGIALQLASIEGTITAEGDNAVIMQKAGGEMLLGGVDLKPESEIAPADRELTDPQFLQDLLADIEHISHSRAKARLRQRAASPLARWNASVTPAVALADAHVHRLAAESLLTAADQVPSGLPADLLRGLHALFALRRVAAHSGDLLARGRLTADQVEYLPDAVEAVLGFLEPHALTLTRAFGVSEALLETHPMLSA; from the coding sequence GTGACTGTCTCTCAGATTCCGAATTCCGCATCAGCCTCCGCCGCGCTCGCCGACGTCCTGTTCGCCGGTCAGCTGGGCGCAACGCATGATCGATGGAGGCGCCTCTTCAGCTCCGCCGAGTTCCGCTTCGAGGAGGGGCTGACCCACCGAGAACGCATAGACCTGAGCTACGACCGGCTCCGCCTGGTCAACGAGGCCGTGGAGGCTCCGCAAGCCCTGGCGAACGATCCGGTCGAACTCACCGCCATACACGAGTGGGCCGGTGCGGTGGACCCCGGCATGGCCACCATCGTCGCCATCCACTACAACCTCTTCTTCGGGAGCCTGGTAGACCACGAGGCGGCCGGGCGCGACCTGGGCGAGTACGTCCGCGCGGGCCGCATCGGAACGTTCCTCTGCACCGAGGTTGCCCATGGCAACGATGCCGCGCATATGGAGACCACGGCGACATACGACCGGGCGACACGCGAGTTCGTGCTGAACACCCCAACGCCCGCCGCGGCGAAGTTCATGCCCAACACCGGCCCGGCCGGGGGAGCGAAGGGGGCCGTCGTCGCGGCCCGCCTGATCGTCGACGGCACCGACCACGGTGTCTTCTTGTTCCTGACGCCCCTCAGCGACGGCGACGGCAGCCCGTTGCCGGGTGTGGAGGTACGGCCGCTGCCCCAGACGGCCAGCAGCCCCGTCGACCACTGCGCCACGACGTTCCACCATGTCCGCCTCCCGCACAGCGCTCTCCTCCAGGGCGACCACGGCCACCTCACCCCCGGCGGCGAGTTCACCAGCGCGCTCGGAAGCCCCCGGCGACGGTTCCTCCAGTCCATCGGGCGAGTCACGATGGGCAAGCTGTGCATGACCGCCCACAGCCTCGGCGTCATGCGGCACGCACTCGACATCGCCATGCGTTACGCCCACACCCGGATCACCTCCGGCATGACCAACGGGCAGCGCGTGCCGCTGATCGCCCACCGCGGCCATCACACACCCCTGCTCGACGCCGTTGCGACGACCTACGCCGCCACGCTGCTCCAACGGTCGGTCGTACGGCAGTGGGACCGGGCGACGGGCGAGGAGCGTGAGGCGTACGAGCGGCTGACAGCGATCAGCAAGGCCTGGATCACCTGGCGGGCCCGCGCGGTCATGACCGAGTGCCGCGAACGGTGCGGTGCCCAGGGCCTGATCCAGGCGAACGGCATCGCGCTGCAGCTCGCCTCCATCGAGGGCACGATCACGGCCGAGGGCGACAACGCGGTGATCATGCAGAAGGCAGGGGGCGAGATGCTGCTCGGCGGTGTTGACCTCAAGCCGGAGAGCGAGATCGCGCCCGCGGACCGGGAGCTGACCGACCCCCAGTTCCTCCAGGATCTCTTGGCCGACATCGAGCACATCTCCCACAGCCGTGCGAAAGCCCGGCTCCGGCAGCGTGCCGCATCCCCGCTCGCCCGCTGGAACGCATCGGTGACGCCCGCCGTCGCGCTGGCCGACGCCCATGTCCACAGACTCGCCGCCGAGTCCCTGCTGACCGCCGCTGATCAGGTTCCCTCCGGACTCCCGGCGGACCTGCTGCGCGGGCTGCATGCCTTGTTCGCCCTGCGCCGGGTCGCCGCGCACAGCGGGGACCTGTTGGCACGGGGCCGGTTGACGGCCGATCAGGTCGAGTACCTGCCTGATGCGGTCGAGGCGGTCCTCGGCTTCCTGGAGCCGCACGCGCTGACCCTCACCCGAGCCTTCGGTGTATCCGAGGCGCTGCTGGAGACGCACCCGATGCTCAGCGCCTGA
- a CDS encoding DUF6247 family protein, which translates to MAAFEREWAAALEESRRTLSLGGLSAVLQD; encoded by the coding sequence GTGGCGGCCTTCGAGCGGGAATGGGCGGCCGCGCTGGAGGAGTCCCGCCGGACGCTCTCCCTCGGCGGGCTGTCCGCGGTTCTCCAGGACTGA
- a CDS encoding acetolactate synthase large subunit, with product MSDAEYRKQTPDGAAELLVRCLENEGVEVVFGVPGEENIRFTNALARSEKIRYVLTRHEQAASFMAEMHGRLTGSAGVMSATLGPGAINLMLGVADAMTNSTPVVAITAQVGKERNYKESHQFVDLVSMFAPVTKWSAEVPATQAIPEMVRRAFKTAESERPGAIYLAVPEDVDEATDGSDLRPLRRNVVQPEAPSPKQIKRAVELLREARRPVILAGHGAARGGAEESLAAFATALDVSTATTFHGKGVLPDDHPCATGTFGFMRRDYTNFGFEEADVVIAVGYELQEFDPSRINPDGDKKIIHIHRVPAEVDKSYSVDVGIIGDISASLDALATELDGQRWTIDDKDTTATRTLLAKELERGAADERYPLAPQRVIADTRAALGRDDIVLVDTGALKMWMARLYPTYAPNTCLISNGLSTMGFSLPGALAVQLARPQTKVLAAVGDGSFLMHSQEIETAVRENIPLTVLIWEDNGYGLIKWKMDLEVGEHSNTDFGNPDIVQYAQSFGAKGYDIESAGDLLPTLREALADPGVSIINCPVDYAENMNLIEHLGHLDSAL from the coding sequence GTGAGCGACGCCGAGTACCGGAAACAGACCCCCGACGGAGCGGCCGAACTTCTGGTTCGCTGCCTGGAGAACGAGGGCGTCGAGGTGGTGTTCGGCGTACCGGGCGAGGAGAACATCCGTTTCACCAACGCCCTCGCCCGCTCGGAGAAGATCCGCTACGTCCTCACCCGGCATGAGCAGGCCGCGTCTTTCATGGCGGAGATGCACGGCCGGCTCACCGGCTCGGCGGGTGTGATGTCCGCGACGCTGGGGCCCGGCGCGATCAACCTGATGCTGGGCGTCGCCGACGCCATGACGAACAGCACGCCCGTTGTCGCGATCACCGCGCAGGTCGGCAAGGAGCGCAACTACAAGGAGTCCCACCAGTTCGTGGACCTGGTGAGCATGTTCGCCCCGGTCACGAAGTGGTCGGCGGAGGTACCGGCTACCCAGGCCATCCCCGAGATGGTGCGGCGCGCGTTCAAGACCGCGGAGTCCGAGCGGCCCGGCGCCATCTACCTCGCCGTGCCCGAGGACGTCGACGAGGCGACGGACGGCTCGGACCTGCGCCCGCTGCGCAGGAACGTCGTGCAGCCCGAGGCACCGTCCCCGAAGCAGATCAAGCGGGCGGTGGAACTGCTGCGGGAGGCCCGCCGGCCGGTGATCCTCGCCGGACACGGCGCGGCGCGGGGCGGCGCCGAGGAGTCGCTGGCGGCGTTCGCCACCGCGCTCGACGTGTCGACGGCGACCACCTTCCACGGCAAGGGCGTCCTGCCCGACGACCACCCGTGCGCCACCGGCACGTTCGGCTTCATGCGGCGCGACTACACCAACTTCGGGTTCGAGGAGGCCGACGTCGTCATCGCCGTCGGCTACGAGCTGCAGGAGTTCGACCCGTCCCGGATAAACCCGGACGGGGACAAGAAGATCATCCACATCCACCGCGTCCCGGCCGAGGTGGACAAAAGCTACTCGGTCGACGTCGGCATCATCGGCGACATCTCCGCCTCCCTCGACGCCCTCGCCACCGAACTCGACGGCCAGCGCTGGACCATCGACGACAAGGACACCACGGCCACCCGCACGCTGCTGGCCAAGGAACTCGAGCGGGGCGCCGCGGACGAGCGCTACCCGCTCGCCCCGCAGCGCGTCATCGCCGACACCCGCGCCGCGCTCGGTCGCGACGACATCGTGCTGGTCGACACCGGCGCGCTGAAGATGTGGATGGCCCGGCTCTACCCGACGTACGCGCCGAACACCTGCCTCATCTCCAACGGCTTGTCCACCATGGGCTTCTCGCTGCCCGGCGCGCTCGCGGTTCAGCTCGCCAGGCCGCAGACGAAGGTGCTGGCGGCGGTCGGCGACGGCTCGTTCCTCATGCACTCCCAGGAGATCGAGACGGCGGTTCGCGAGAACATCCCGCTGACCGTGCTGATCTGGGAGGACAACGGCTACGGGCTCATCAAGTGGAAGATGGACCTGGAGGTCGGGGAACACTCCAACACCGACTTCGGCAACCCGGACATCGTCCAGTACGCCCAAAGCTTCGGCGCGAAGGGCTACGACATCGAGTCCGCTGGGGACCTGCTGCCGACGCTCCGTGAGGCACTGGCGGACCCGGGCGTGTCGATCATCAACTGCCCGGTGGACTACGCCGAGAACATGAACCTCATCGAGCACCTCGGGCACCTCGACTCGGCGCTCTGA
- a CDS encoding winged helix-turn-helix domain-containing protein translates to MTTTLGVAAETLDGIKRLREGDRTPSFHRWRGSVGRQLGGRLYEQAGPLLALMPAHGPQIDIASLAGDTTCIDEAVDNLLAAPRVLTRLEVEYLDVHPAHRAWARTLADGDREARLQLAVALRACHRAAIAPYWQQMRLDLATARAGYVRTMAEGGVERLLETLCDPLVRWRPSVLEVHHPRDADIRLRGRGLIIAPTVFSSQQAEVLQNLVDHEQPPVLALPTVGEGTDGSAHWLAEEPAERSLDDLMGRTRAAVLAAAADGCSTTGLARRLGISPATASQHASVLRRAALITTRRDGKAVLHTTTHLGAALLASTTRGFGP, encoded by the coding sequence GTGACCACCACCCTCGGTGTCGCCGCCGAGACTCTGGACGGCATCAAACGGCTGCGGGAGGGTGACCGCACCCCGTCCTTCCACCGCTGGCGAGGCTCGGTCGGCAGGCAACTGGGCGGACGCCTGTACGAACAGGCGGGCCCCCTACTCGCGTTGATGCCCGCGCACGGACCTCAGATCGACATAGCGAGCCTCGCGGGCGACACCACCTGCATCGACGAGGCGGTCGATAACTTGCTGGCCGCTCCACGCGTACTGACGCGCCTCGAAGTGGAGTACCTCGACGTCCATCCAGCTCATCGTGCGTGGGCCCGGACCCTGGCCGACGGCGACCGTGAGGCCCGCCTCCAGTTGGCCGTGGCGCTGCGTGCCTGCCACCGGGCGGCCATCGCCCCGTACTGGCAGCAGATGCGGCTGGACCTCGCTACGGCCCGCGCGGGCTATGTGCGCACGATGGCCGAGGGCGGAGTCGAACGGTTACTGGAGACACTGTGCGACCCGCTGGTGCGCTGGCGGCCTTCCGTACTCGAAGTGCACCATCCCCGCGACGCGGACATCCGTCTGCGTGGGCGCGGGCTCATCATCGCGCCGACGGTGTTCTCGTCGCAGCAGGCGGAGGTTCTGCAGAACCTCGTGGACCATGAGCAGCCTCCTGTCCTGGCCCTGCCCACGGTCGGCGAAGGGACGGACGGCTCCGCTCACTGGCTCGCCGAGGAGCCGGCCGAGCGCTCGCTCGACGACCTGATGGGGCGGACCAGGGCCGCCGTCCTCGCAGCCGCGGCCGACGGCTGCAGCACAACCGGTCTCGCCCGCCGTCTCGGCATCTCGCCCGCGACGGCCAGCCAGCACGCGAGCGTGCTGCGCAGGGCCGCCCTGATCACCACCCGCCGCGACGGCAAGGCGGTCCTGCACACGACCACGCACCTGGGCGCCGCGCTGTTGGCCTCCACCACCCGTGGTTTCGGTCCCTGA
- a CDS encoding nuclear transport factor 2 family protein — translation MQEETARSAIDTFISAFNASDDSYVTALLSQALTSDVVFWGPLGRSEGIEAVERFVLDIRRHPAGTGTMVRCSAVDMPDEWARYQWVFTTPDGGPRLAGTDVVHLRRSLIDQVIVFAGEIAPSAS, via the coding sequence ATGCAGGAAGAGACCGCGCGGTCCGCGATCGACACGTTCATCTCCGCGTTCAACGCCTCGGACGACAGCTATGTGACTGCGCTGCTCTCCCAGGCCCTCACCTCGGACGTGGTCTTCTGGGGACCGTTGGGCCGCAGTGAGGGGATCGAGGCGGTCGAGCGGTTCGTGCTGGACATCCGGCGCCACCCCGCGGGGACCGGCACGATGGTGCGCTGTTCGGCGGTGGACATGCCGGACGAGTGGGCCCGGTACCAGTGGGTCTTCACGACGCCGGACGGAGGCCCCCGCCTGGCGGGAACGGACGTCGTCCATCTGCGGCGGAGCCTCATCGACCAGGTCATCGTCTTCGCGGGGGAGATCGCGCCGTCCGCCTCCTGA
- a CDS encoding cytochrome P450 yields the protein MSVDRTACPGQPSVPPGAGVLAHSRALRFWLDPANLAARLEQAGPVFPTRTGPATAFQVNDPVLLRKVGSDEDTFRFWGPDPSLRDFTENGVVGLEGAAHRERRAVMRPAFAASRLTGLGPSVQARTRRLLADLPADRPLDMQVEMSRLACGLLVTCVLNSELTPDTLSKIAAARSTLSGGMFWRYALAPWPWVPVPRRRACRRALAELDEAVRQVRAGHRPDPDGQDLVSVLEAAAPGDPHAVERDIRALLIAGMETSASTLAWACYELGRNPHYQQALQDEAHAAPETSRLQAHQLPLATAFIHEVTRLHGIPFLVRRTRHQTCQGGVRIPAGAVVTLPLGALRRDRNRYRDPDVFDPQRWLPHAEPQPAPTALLAYGLGPRYCPAAAAAAAMLPVALATLASSRTLRPARPGRKIGVSLELTPTPKGLNMYATPCKPRIADTGPTPDTNNVSRSGGTSTESAHA from the coding sequence ATGAGTGTGGACAGGACAGCCTGCCCCGGACAACCGTCCGTGCCGCCCGGCGCGGGAGTACTCGCGCACTCCCGCGCCCTGCGGTTCTGGCTGGACCCGGCCAACCTCGCGGCCCGCCTCGAACAGGCGGGCCCGGTCTTCCCGACCCGGACAGGCCCGGCGACCGCATTCCAGGTCAACGACCCGGTACTGCTGCGCAAGGTCGGCAGTGATGAGGACACCTTCCGGTTCTGGGGGCCGGACCCGAGCCTGCGCGACTTCACCGAAAACGGAGTGGTCGGTCTTGAGGGCGCCGCCCACCGGGAGCGGCGCGCCGTGATGAGGCCCGCGTTCGCTGCGTCCCGGCTCACCGGTCTCGGGCCCAGCGTCCAGGCCCGTACCCGCCGGCTTCTCGCCGACCTGCCCGCAGACCGACCGCTCGACATGCAGGTGGAGATGAGCCGACTCGCCTGCGGCCTCCTCGTCACCTGTGTCCTCAACAGCGAGCTCACGCCCGACACCCTGTCCAAGATCGCAGCCGCCCGCTCCACCCTGTCCGGTGGCATGTTCTGGCGCTACGCCCTCGCACCCTGGCCCTGGGTGCCCGTGCCCCGGCGCCGCGCCTGCCGTCGCGCGCTCGCCGAACTGGACGAGGCCGTCCGCCAGGTGCGAGCCGGCCACCGGCCCGACCCGGACGGCCAGGACCTGGTGTCCGTGCTCGAAGCTGCCGCTCCCGGGGACCCCCACGCGGTGGAGCGCGACATTCGCGCCCTGCTGATCGCCGGCATGGAGACCAGCGCCTCCACCCTCGCCTGGGCCTGCTATGAGTTGGGCCGAAACCCGCACTACCAGCAGGCGCTCCAGGACGAAGCCCACGCCGCACCCGAAACGAGCCGCCTCCAAGCGCACCAGCTCCCCCTCGCGACCGCATTCATCCATGAGGTCACCCGCCTCCACGGGATCCCGTTCCTAGTCCGCCGCACCCGCCACCAGACCTGCCAGGGCGGTGTACGGATCCCGGCCGGAGCCGTGGTCACCCTGCCCCTGGGCGCACTGCGCCGCGACAGGAACCGCTACCGCGACCCGGACGTGTTCGACCCGCAGCGCTGGCTCCCCCACGCCGAGCCGCAACCGGCCCCCACCGCGCTGCTCGCCTACGGCCTGGGCCCCCGATACTGCCCCGCGGCAGCCGCAGCCGCAGCCATGCTGCCCGTTGCCCTCGCGACCCTGGCCAGCTCACGCACACTGCGCCCGGCACGGCCTGGCCGCAAGATCGGCGTGAGCCTGGAACTCACCCCGACGCCCAAGGGCCTGAACATGTACGCCACACCATGCAAACCTCGGATCGCGGACACTGGGCCGACGCCCGACACGAACAACGTTTCCCGTTCTGGGGGCACTTCCACCGAAAGTGCACACGCGTAA